Genomic DNA from Pseudodesulfovibrio senegalensis:
CTTCGCCAGTTCCAGTTGCAGCTCGAAGAGGTTCTTTTTTTTGGCTTCCGGCGTGACCGGGGCGTTCTTTTCGCGGATGGAAGGCGCGTCCTTGCCTTTCATGGCCTCGGCCATGATGGAGGAAACCGCCTCGTACCGGGCCGGGTCCACCTTGGAAACCGTGAGCATGAGTACGAAAAAGCAGAGCAGCAGGGTCATCATGTCCGCAAAGGAGAGCGCCCAGTTGGAGGGCTCTTTCTTGCGGTGGTGCGGTGCGGGTATGAAGGGGCGCTGCATGGCGTGCTCCGTCAGCGGGCCGTGATGGACGACCATTTTCTGGGCGGCAGGTAGCCCTTGAGCTTGTCTGTGATGATGGCGGCCGGGGTCTTGTCCTTGATGTGCAGGATGCCGTCGCGGAACACGCACATGAGGATGGTGCGTTCCTCCACCCTGCGTTCCACCTTGGTGGCGATGGGCAGGTAGATGAGGTTAGCGAAGAGCACGCCGTAGAGCGTGGTGGTCAGGGCCGTGGCCATGCCCGGGCCGATACGCGTGATGTCGTCGCCCATGGCCTGCATCATGGCGATGAGCCCGATGAGCGTGCCGATGATGCCGAACGCCGGTGAAAGCGCGGCCATGGTCCGGTAGATGCCCGTGGCAAAGAGTTCCTGATCGTGGTATTGCTGTATGCGATTGTCAAGGATTTCGCGCAGTTCTTCTTTGCTGTATCCATCAACCAGCATTTGCAGGCCGTCGCGCAGGAATTCGTTGTCGATTTTCTTGA
This window encodes:
- a CDS encoding motility protein A, with the translated sequence MNIATIFGIVAGIGVLCTATFFATDSVQVFINLPGLAIVLGGTIAATFICYPLREVMRVFALFMTAFTAEELPIANYIKVLVQISKNVAGKGDEQLERSIKKIDNEFLRDGLQMLVDGYSKEELREILDNRIQQYHDQELFATGIYRTMAALSPAFGIIGTLIGLIAMMQAMGDDITRIGPGMATALTTTLYGVLFANLIYLPIATKVERRVEERTILMCVFRDGILHIKDKTPAAIITDKLKGYLPPRKWSSITAR